The Lycium ferocissimum isolate CSIRO_LF1 chromosome 10, AGI_CSIRO_Lferr_CH_V1, whole genome shotgun sequence genome window below encodes:
- the LOC132033256 gene encoding zinc finger protein GAI-ASSOCIATED FACTOR 1-like — MAEMEISSSMTVAGASLQETITQQKFPVKRKRNLPGNPDPEAEVIALSPKALMATNRFVCEICNKGFQRDQNLQLHRRGHNLPWKLRQRTSNEVKKRVYVCPEATCVHHDPSRALGDLTGIKKHFCRKHGEKKFKCERCTKKYAVQSDWKAHMKTCGTREYRCDCGTLFSRRDSFITHRAFCDALAQESARSQPLVTNTEGDLKVDEAVTKVASSSSSPPPQPLTPSTGVLSPVLSIQSSELPPDNQNQGGVQLQQAQGTTTRVSTVTTSTTMSTTTAGTGPSSSKVFASVFPSSSTSAEQAHSSYSDILRVIETEQMTTVEPMSLSLSSSFYLSNNGPALFQEHTGHGLHYGSTTTQPALSATALLQKAAQMGSTTSNNSFLRGLGLAMSSTTSAPDDISLARRTNSLGRVKLESNIVEVPTGLGVQVPTNGPSGLTDLMMGPSISHQSMMFGSRPPTLDFLGLGNGASGTPSNGFSAFLSSMEGGFGVVAEPWDDPSDRKPAML, encoded by the exons ATGGCAGAGATGGAAATATCCTCATCAATGACAGTAGCTGGTGCTTCATTACAAGAAACAATTACACAACAAAAATTTCCAGTAAAGAGGAAAAGAAATCTTCCTGGCAATCCTG ATCCAGAAGCAGAAGTAATAGCTCTATCACCAAAAGCTCTAATGGCAACAAACAGATTCGTGTGTGAGATTTGTAACAAAGGTTTTCAAAGAGACCAAAATTTACAGCTACATCGAAGGGGACACAACTTGCCATGGAAACTCCGACAACGTACGAGTAATGAAGTGAAAAAACGTGTTTACGTTTGTCCGGAAGCCACGTGTGTTCATCATGATCCTTCTAGAGCTTTAGGTGATCTTACAGGAATTAAGAAGCATTTTTGTAGAAAACATGGTGAGAAAAAGTTTAAGTGTGAACGTTGCACCAAAAAGTATGCTGTGCAGTCGGATTGGAAAGCACATATGAAGACTTGTGGTACTAGAGAGTATCGTTGTGATTGTGGAACTTTATTTTCCAG GAGGGATAGTTTCATAACGCATAGAGCATTTTGTGATGCATTGGCTCAAGAAAGTGCAAGATCTCAACCGTTGGTTACAAATACTGAAGGAGATTTGAAGGTTGATGAAGCTGTTACAAAAGTGGCGTCGTCTTCTTCTAGTCCACCACCACAACCTTTAACTCCATCAACTGGAGTTCTTTCTCCAGTTCTATCAATTCAAAgttcag AATTGCCTCCAGACAATCAAAATCAAGGCGGAGTACAATTACAACAAGCACAAGGTACAACAACACGCGTTTCTACCGTTACCACATCCACCACAATGTCCACTACTACTGCTGGTACTGGTCCTAGTAGTAGCAAGGTGTTTGCTAGTGTATTTCCATCGTCGTCGACTTCAGCTGAGCAAGCCCACTCGTCTTACTCGGATATTTTACGTGTTATTGAGACCGAGCAAATGACGACTGTAGAACCAATGTCGCTCTCATTGTCGTCTTCGTTTTACTTGTCCAATAATGGGCCAGCTTTATTCCAAGAACACACAGGCCACGGCCTGCATTACGgctcaacaacaacacaacctgCATTATCTGCAACTGCATTGCTTCAAAAAGCCGCCCAAATGGGCTCTACAACCTCGAACAACTCGTTTCTTCGTGGCCTCGGATTGGCTATGTCATCAACTACCTCTGCACCGGATGACATTTCACTCGCCCGAAGGACTAATTCTCTCGGACGCGTGAAGCTAGAGAGCAATATCGTAGAGGTACCAACCGGGCTTGGGGTGCAAGTTCCTACTAATGGTCCTTCAGGATTGACGGACTTGATGATGGGTCCGTCGATATCTCATCAGTCTATGATGTTCGGAAGCAGGCCTCCAAcacttgattttcttggtttaGGAAATGGTGCAAGTGGAACTCCATCGAACgggttttcagcttttttaagCTCAATGGAAGGTGGATTTGGTGTTGTTGCAGAGCCTTGGGATGACCCTTCTGATAGAAAACCTGCTATGCTCTAG